Proteins encoded together in one Scyliorhinus canicula chromosome 21, sScyCan1.1, whole genome shotgun sequence window:
- the LOC119955736 gene encoding 3-beta-hydroxysteroid-Delta(8),Delta(7)-isomerase has protein sequence MAGAGSEGVLHPYWPRDLRLPGYRDNERSVASILTFLFAVSGALLAATWLLSGRSGPPRLGLLRRLAVCWFAVCAFIHGVIEGWFSLNYRLIPGDQAFLSQLWKEYAKGDSRYVTADNFTVCMETITAWTWGPLSLWTVVAFLKNKPYRFVLQLIVSLGQLYGDVLYFYTEYQDGFSHSEVGHPLHFWFYFVFMNSLWIIIPAILILDAWLHLSRAQHAADSARPGGKSKST, from the exons ATGGCAGGCGCCGGTTCAGAGGGGGTGTTGCACCCCTATTGGCCCCGAGACCTGCGGCTGCCCGGCTACCGCGATAATGAGCGCTCGGTGGCCAGCATCCTCACCTTCCTCTTCGCCGTCTCCGGCGCCCTGCTCGCCGCCACCTGGCTGCTGAGCGGCCGCTCGGGCCCGCCCCGCCTGGGGCTTCTCCGCAGGCTCGCCGTCTGCTGGTTCGCCGTCTGCGCCTTCATCCACGGGGTGATCGAGggctggttcagcctcaactacCGGCTCATCCCCGGGGACCAGGCCTTCCTGTCCCAGCTCT GGAAGGAGTATGCCAAAGGAGACAGCAGATACGTCAC tGCTGACAATTTCACTGTGTGTATGGAGACTATCACTGCCTGGACTTGGGGTCCTCTCAGTCTCTGGACTGTCGTGGCCTTCCTGAAGAATAAACCGTATCGTTTTGTCCTCCAGCTCATTGTCTCCCTGG GCCAGCTTTACGGTGACGTTCTCTATTTCTACACGGAATATCAGGATGGCTTCAGTCACAGTGAGGTCGGACACCCGCTCCACTTCTGGTTCTACTTCGTCTTCATGAACTCGTTGTGGATCATCATCCCAGCTATCCTGATCCTAGACGCCTGGCTCCACCTGAGTCGGGCTCAGCATGCAGCTGACTCTGCTCGCCCCGGGGGCAAGTCCAAGAGCACGTGA